Proteins encoded within one genomic window of Episyrphus balteatus chromosome 1, idEpiBalt1.1, whole genome shotgun sequence:
- the LOC129921259 gene encoding probable RNA methyltransferase CG11342: MFKVKRPIKISNPQKQTNTMNFRADDPGAVQYGNFINYYQFHSAQDRIALLPNDVWLPKTHDTHSNESPYLLLDVGCNAGDVTQLLLNYLTNHLNKKVEILAIDIDPTLIKRAKENNNAPQNINFACVDIMQTDLSEIKNFLKARNATKFDAVCCFSITMWIHLNHGDSGLQDFLKKCSHFAQLLIVEPQPWKCYRTAVRRMRRSAQETFPNFGQLKWTINIEEDIRQYLENHLNLQMIHETLPTKWMRRIWFYRHKEAGNSNLV, from the coding sequence atgtttaaagttaaacgtcccattaaaatttctaacccccaaaaacaaacaaacaccaTGAATTTCCGCGCAGACGATCCCGGTGCCGTGCAATATGGTAACTTCATCAATTACTATCAATTCCACTCGGCCCAAGACCGAATAGCTTTACTTCCAAATGATGTATGGCTACCAAAGACCCACGACACACATTCTAATGAATCACCTTACCTCCTCCTCGATGTTGGTTGCAATGCTGGAGATGTCACTCAATTACTCCTAAATTACCTCACAAATcatctaaacaaaaaagtagAAATCCTAGCAATAGATATTGATCCAACTCTAATCAAAAGAGCGAAGGAAAACAACAATGCTCctcaaaatatcaattttgctTGTGTCGACATAATGCAAACTGACTTGTCAGAAATCAAGAACTTTCTCAAAGCTCGAAATGCCACCAAATTCGATgctgtttgttgtttttcaattaccATGTGGATTCATTTGAATCATGGCGACAGTGGGTTACaggattttctcaaaaaatgctcACACTTTGCCCAACTTCTGATAGTTGAACCCCAACCTTGGAAATGTTATCGAACTGCTGTTCGTCGAATGCGTAGATCAGCACAAGAAACATTTCCAAACTTTGGACAATTAAAATGGACAATAAACATCGAAGAAGACATAAGGCAGTATCTAGAAAACCATCTCAACCTCCAGATGATCCATGAAACACTGCCAACCAAATGGATGCGAAGGATATGGTTCTACCGACACAAAGAGGCGGGGAACTCCAATTTGGTTTaa